One Candidatus Methylomirabilota bacterium genomic window, GACATCGCCCAGCGTCGCACCCGATCACGTGGCTGATCCGAGGGTACGCTCGTGAGCGGGGTGGCCCGGCCCGTCCGGCGGCTCCCCGACGCCGTCGTCAACAAGATCGCGGCCGGCGAGGTCGTGGAGCGTCCCGCCTCGGTGGTCAAGGAGCTCGTCGAGAACAGCCTCGATGCGGACGCGTCGCGCATCACGATCGCCGTGCGGGGCGCCGGCCGTCAGCTCATCTCGGTCGTCGACGACGGCCACGGCATGGGACCCGATGACTCGCGCCTGGCCCTGGAGCGCCACGCCACCTCCAAGCTCGCCGCGGAAGCCGACCTGGCGACGATCGCCACGCTCGGCTTCCGGGGAGAAGCGCTCCCCGCCATCTTCGCCGTCTCGCGGCTCACTCTCGCCTCGCGGCTGCGGGGCGCGCCGGGCGGCTACCTCATCCTCGGGGAGGGTGGCATCGTGCTCGAGGCCGGCGCCGCGGAGGTGCCGGAGGGAACCTCGATCGAGGTCCGCGACCTCTTCTTCAACACGCCGGCCCGCGCGAAGTTCCTGAAGAGCCCACCCACCGAGCAGGCCGCGATCACCCGCGTCGTGACGCAGCTCGCGCTCGCCCACCCTGGCGTCCACCTGCGGCTCACGGCCAACGGGCGCCTGGCCCTGAACGCGCCCCGGGGGGCCACGCCGCGGGAACGCCTCGGCGGGCTCTACGGGTTCGGGCTGGCCGGGAGGCTCCTCGAGGTCACGGGAGAGGCGGGCGGCGCGCGCCTCACGGGGCTGGTCGCGCCGCCTTCACTCTCCCGGACCCACCGGGACGACATCCACCTCATCATCAACGGGCGCGCGGTACGGGACACGCTCCTCAGCCAGGCGCTCATCGAGGCGTATCGCCCCCTGCTCCCGCGCGATCAGTTCCCGCTCGCCGTCCTCCTCCTCGCCATGGATCCCGCCGAGGTCGACGTCAACGTTCACCCGACCAAGGCCTGGGTGCGCTTCCGTCACCCCCGGGTCCTGCACGACCTGGTCTACGAGGCGACCTCTCGGGCCCTGCGCCAGCTCGAGGTCGTCCCGGCCCAGCGGCTCACCGTCCCGTTCGGCGACGCGATCCCATTGGCGACCGGCGCCCTGTCGGAATCGACAGGCGCCGGCGAGAATCAGGCCTCGCTCTTCCGCGATGGTGACGCGGCCTACGACGCGGCGCCGCTCTTCGGCCAACCCATCGGGCAGATCGAGGACACGTTCATCGTCGCCTACACGCCCGAGGAGGTCTTCTTCGTCGACCAGCATGTCGCGCACGAGCGCGTCCTCTTCGAGCGCCTCAGGAGCGACCTCGAGGCCGGGCCTCTGACCGGCCAGGCGCTTCTCTTTCCCGAACCCCTCGAGCTGTCCCCGGCCCGCCGGCGGGCCGTCGAGCGCGCCCTCCCGGACCTCAGCCGGCTCGGCTTCGCGATCGAGGGCTTCGGCGGTGGCACCCTGCTGCTGCGCGGGGTACCCTCGCTCCTGCGCAGCGACGAGCCGCAGCGGCTGGTGGACGACCTCGCCCGCGAGATCGAGGACGAGGGGAGCCGGCCGAGCTCCCCGGTCCTGGACCGGCTCCTCGCCTTCGTGGCGTGCCGCGCTGCCATCAAGGCCCACGAGCCGCTGCCGCGAGAGGAGATGGCGCGGCTTCTCGCCGACCTGGCCGCCACCGCGACCCCCTTCTACTGCCCGCACGGCCGCCCGGTGGTCTCGCGCATCCCACTGGGCGACATCAAGCGCGAGCTCCGCCGGACCTGGTAGCGCGGCCCAGCGACCCGGAGGCGGCGCCGGAGGATCCGATCCCGGTCGTCGCCATCGTCGGCCCGACCGGGGTGGGGAAGACCGCGCTCGGGGTCGCCCTCGCGCGCGAGTGGCCCATCGAGGCGGTCAGCGTCGACTCGCGCCAGGTGTACCGGCGCATGGACATCGCCACCGGCAAGCCGACCGCGGCGCAGCGCCGCACGCTCCGGCATCACCTGCTGGACATCGTGGAGCCGGATGAGCCCTACGACGCCGCGCGCTTCGCCCGGGACGCGGCGCGGGCCATCGCCGACATCCGCGCTCGGGGCCGCTGGCCGTTCCTGATCGGGGGTACCGGACTCTACCTGCGGGCGCTTCTGCGGGGCCTGTCGCCCCTGCCGGCGGCGGACCTGGCCCTCCGCCGCCGGCTCCGGGCCGAAGCGACCGCCGGAGGCCCCACCGCGCTCCACCAACGGCTCGCCGAGTTGGACCCGGCAGCGGCGGCCCAGCTTCACCCGCGTGACCTCGTCCGCGTCACGCGCGCGCTGGAGATCGTGCTGCTGACCGGCGAGGCGGTCAGCGCCGCCCGAGCCCGGGCCCGGCACGAGCCTCCGCCCCCGTACCGGGCCCTCACGGTCGGCCTCACGATGGCCCGCGGGGCGCTCTTCGCCCGGCTGGACGCGCGGGTCGACCGGATGATCGCCGAAGGGCTCCTGCCCGAGGTGGAGGCCCTCCTCGCCGCCGGTTTCGCCCTCGATCTCCCCGCGATGCAGGGGATCGGCTACCGGCACCTGGCCCCGGTCGTGACACGGGGCGGGTCGCTGGTTGATGCCGTGCGCGTCATGAAGCGAGACACCCGGCGCTACGCCAAGCGCCAGTGGACCTGGTTCCTCCGCGAGGCGGCCGTCCAGTGGGTTTCCGTCGATCCCGGCCAGCCCGGAATGGTGATCGCCCAGGTCAAGAAATTGGTTGAACGGGCGCGTATCTTCGGCTAACCTCGGTGGGACGTGGCGATGGTGACCCACCGTGCTGCCGATCGGGCCATCCTGGTCGGCCTCCGACTCCCGAGACAGAAGCGTTGGGAGGTAGAGGAGTCCATGGAGGAGCTGGCCCGGCTCGCCGAGTCGGCGGGCGCCCAGGTGCTGGCGACGATCCTCCAGGAGCGGGAAGCACCGACGCCGCCTTTCCATTTCGGGCGCGGGAAGGTCGAGGAGGTGCGGGACCTCGCCGCCGCCTCCGGTGCGACCCTGCTGATCTCGGACGATCCCCTGACGCCGGTCCAGGAGCGCAACCTCCAGCGCGCCGTGGGAATCCGGGTCATCGACCGTACCGCGCTGATCCTCGACATCTTCGCCCAGCGCGCGCGGACGAGCGAGGGAAAGCTCCAGGTGGAGCTGGCCCAGCTCACCTACTTGCTGCCGCGGCTGGTCGGCCAGTGGGCCCATCTCGAGCGGCTCGGCGGCGGCATCGGCACCCGAGGTCCCGGCGAGACCCAGCTCGAGTCGGACCGCCGCGTCATCCGTCGGCGCATCGGCCAGATCCACCAGGCTCTCCGGGACGTGCAGCGGCACCGCCGCCTGCTCCGCCAGCATCGGCGGGACGTCGGCTTGCCGGTGGTGGCCCTGGTCGGGTACACCAACGCCGGGAAGACGACACTCCTCAACCGGCTGGCGGGAGCGACCGCGCGGACCGCGGACCAGCTCTTCGTCACGCTGGACCCGGCCGCGCGTCTGGTGACGGCCCCGGGGCGACCGCCGTTCATCCTGACCGACACGGTGGGTTTCATCCGCAAGCTCCCGACGCAGCTCGTGGCGGCCTTCAAGGCGACCCTGGAGGAGCTCGGCGAGGCCGACCTCCTGCTCCACGTCGTGGACGTGAGCCACCCGCGGGCGCCCGAGCAGATGACCGCCGTCCACCAGACCCTGGTGGACCTCGGCCTGGAGACGCGGTCCTGCTTGACCGCGCTCAACAAGATCGATCGGCTGACGGAGCCGGACGGCTTTCTCCGGCAGCTCGTGAGCGACGGCGGCACGCCGATCTCGGCCGCCACCGGCGAGGGAATCGGTGCGCTGTTTGGGCGGATCGATGGTATGCTGCGCTCGACCCGGTTTACCTGCCAGATCCGCGTGCCCTACGACCGGGCCGGCATCCTGCCGACGCTCTACGCACGGGGGCGCGTGCTCGCGCGGGAGGATCGCCCGGACGCCATCTGGCTGGACGTCGACGTGCCACGGTCCCTGACGGGACTGGTGTCGCCGTATCGCGTGGAATCGGTCGGGGTGGCCCAAGTGCCGGCGGAGCCGCGGGCTGCTGCCGGACGCTGATTCGAAATCGTTAGAAGGAGGAAGTCCATGGGAGGGTGGCAGGCAGTCGTCACGATGATCGTCGCGGGAGCGGTGGCCTTGGTGCCGCTCGGGAGCGCGCAGGCTCAGCTCTTCGGGCCCAAGGCGACGGTCACGAACCCCGAGGGCAAGTCCATCGAGGAGGCGCAGCAGGAGGCTTACGACGGGCCCAAGGCGCGGATCGCGGTCGCGCGCTTCGAGAACAAGGCGCGCGGGAACTGGTGGAACCACGAGATCGGCGACGGGATGGCCGACATGCTGGCGACCGCGCTCTTCCACAGTAACCGGTACATCGTCCTCGAGCGGCAATCGTTGGGAGAGGTGCTCAAGGAGCAGGATCTCGCCACGGGCGGGCGCATCAAGAAAGGGACGGAAGCACCGACCGGCGAGATCGAGGGCGCCGAGTTGCTGGTATCCGCCGCCGTCACCGAGTTCGAAGGGGCCGAATCGGGCGTGGGCGGCGGGCTGGGGGGCTTCGGCGCCGTGGGCCGGGTCATCGGCGGGATCGCCGGGGGCCTCAAGAACGCGCACATGGCCATCGACCTGCGCCTGATTGACACCAAGACATCGCGGATCGTCGCGGCCACCAGCGTGGAAGGAAAGGCGACGGACT contains:
- the mutL gene encoding DNA mismatch repair endonuclease MutL, which produces MSGVARPVRRLPDAVVNKIAAGEVVERPASVVKELVENSLDADASRITIAVRGAGRQLISVVDDGHGMGPDDSRLALERHATSKLAAEADLATIATLGFRGEALPAIFAVSRLTLASRLRGAPGGYLILGEGGIVLEAGAAEVPEGTSIEVRDLFFNTPARAKFLKSPPTEQAAITRVVTQLALAHPGVHLRLTANGRLALNAPRGATPRERLGGLYGFGLAGRLLEVTGEAGGARLTGLVAPPSLSRTHRDDIHLIINGRAVRDTLLSQALIEAYRPLLPRDQFPLAVLLLAMDPAEVDVNVHPTKAWVRFRHPRVLHDLVYEATSRALRQLEVVPAQRLTVPFGDAIPLATGALSESTGAGENQASLFRDGDAAYDAAPLFGQPIGQIEDTFIVAYTPEEVFFVDQHVAHERVLFERLRSDLEAGPLTGQALLFPEPLELSPARRRAVERALPDLSRLGFAIEGFGGGTLLLRGVPSLLRSDEPQRLVDDLAREIEDEGSRPSSPVLDRLLAFVACRAAIKAHEPLPREEMARLLADLAATATPFYCPHGRPVVSRIPLGDIKRELRRTW
- the miaA gene encoding tRNA (adenosine(37)-N6)-dimethylallyltransferase MiaA, which encodes MVGPTGVGKTALGVALAREWPIEAVSVDSRQVYRRMDIATGKPTAAQRRTLRHHLLDIVEPDEPYDAARFARDAARAIADIRARGRWPFLIGGTGLYLRALLRGLSPLPAADLALRRRLRAEATAGGPTALHQRLAELDPAAAAQLHPRDLVRVTRALEIVLLTGEAVSAARARARHEPPPPYRALTVGLTMARGALFARLDARVDRMIAEGLLPEVEALLAAGFALDLPAMQGIGYRHLAPVVTRGGSLVDAVRVMKRDTRRYAKRQWTWFLREAAVQWVSVDPGQPGMVIAQVKKLVERARIFG
- the hflX gene encoding GTPase HflX, with the translated sequence MVTHRAADRAILVGLRLPRQKRWEVEESMEELARLAESAGAQVLATILQEREAPTPPFHFGRGKVEEVRDLAAASGATLLISDDPLTPVQERNLQRAVGIRVIDRTALILDIFAQRARTSEGKLQVELAQLTYLLPRLVGQWAHLERLGGGIGTRGPGETQLESDRRVIRRRIGQIHQALRDVQRHRRLLRQHRRDVGLPVVALVGYTNAGKTTLLNRLAGATARTADQLFVTLDPAARLVTAPGRPPFILTDTVGFIRKLPTQLVAAFKATLEELGEADLLLHVVDVSHPRAPEQMTAVHQTLVDLGLETRSCLTALNKIDRLTEPDGFLRQLVSDGGTPISAATGEGIGALFGRIDGMLRSTRFTCQIRVPYDRAGILPTLYARGRVLAREDRPDAIWLDVDVPRSLTGLVSPYRVESVGVAQVPAEPRAAAGR